Below is a genomic region from Raphanus sativus cultivar WK10039 chromosome 4, ASM80110v3, whole genome shotgun sequence.
TCACTATCTCCAGTATCGCCTCCACCGCGAATCCACGCGGCTCAGCCTTCTCAGGCGCCTTGTGAACCAGAAACTTAGGCAAATTACAAACAACTTTTTTCAACTCAGAGTTATCTTTAGCCAAACCCATAATCTTCCTCGACACAAACCCTAACGCGAAACTCCTCGCCTGATGCTTCCCCATCAAAAGCAACGGCGTCAAAGACTTCGAAATCTCAGCGGCGGTGAGCGACACATCTCCGTGATCGGAGCTCAACACTCCTCCCAGAATCCTCCCGCACGTTTCCATCAATCGATCGTAATTCAAAGCCCCTGAATGCTCCAACGCTAGCAGAGGAATCTCGCTCACTGCTTGTACCAGAGACTTCAAGCTATCGGGAAATCGATCCAAATGAACAAAACCTAGAACCGAGCCTAGACGCTCGAGCACTCTGAACACCAGCTTCGCATCGAACCCACTCTCTTCCGTTTCGTCCCCATCTCCACGCCCTAGGTTTCTATCGTTCTTCCTCGAACCACCGcgtcctctcttcttcttgttcccCTGAGACGATGCTCCCGATTCCTCCCGGAGACGAGGTTTGAGGTACCGTCGAACCGATCCGAGCAGAGAGAGAAACGCGACGGGAGAGAAGAAAGTGAAAACGGGGCAGTTCGTGGAAAGAAGCAGGGAGAGATAAGCCTCGGAGGCTAGAATCGCCAGGCGGCCGGATTCGACCGGAGAGTCCATGGCGGCGGAGAAGCAGCGGAGAAAGGACGAAGCCGTGGAGGAGAGGCTGACGTAGAGCCGATTGAGGAGTTCGTCGTCGTCTGTTTCGAGGAGAGACTTGAGATCCGCGACGAGTTCGTGGTAGTGTGATTCATCGTCTCCTGTTCCTGCTCCTTCGATTGCTGCGATGATTCTAGCGAGCAAGAGATTCTCCTCATCGTCCATGGCGAGTGATACTGAGAGGAATTGGGATTCTTAGGGTTTTGTGTAAATAGTGGACTTTATTCTATATTGCCACACTCACTCCCATCTTCATTCTAATTTAACCcaccaattaaaaatattataacttttattatattttaataaaaaacgtGGTGAAAATCGatattgcccttaatgaaaccAAGTATTTACAAGATCCAACCTAACTATTTGACCCGACCCATTATAACCCGGATAACCCACGCATTACTATTCTTCCCTCCTTTGTCGTGTCGTTCTCAATTTCTCCTTTTTCCAGAAATCTAGCTCCACTCCTCTCCTTCTCTAAAAACCTTAGAACCGACGAAGATGATGAAGTCCACTGCATTCACTGCTTCTTCTTCGGTTTTCCCTTAATCCTTCTTATCCTTCCTTTCtctgattttttaatttccCCAACCCAAATTCGTCTGTAACCCTAGATCAGACAAAATTAATTGAATCAACTGCTCCTGCTCTCCTACAGCGTATCCTATTCTCTCTCTGCTTACGGAACCCTGGAATCCTAGACTTCGTCTTCCATCTTCTGTTTTTGTTCTCGTCTCTTCCGTGTAAAAAAGTATGTTTTCTCTTCAATTTTAATTGACTTTGTTGTGAGTTTGAAAGGATTGTGGTTGAGAAGGTTCGGTTAAAAATCAGTTAGGTTCAgattgtttatagattttgaataTGAATTTGAGATTAAAAATGATGTtattatatttgggtttaacTGTGTGAACTGAATATAGAAAATTTGTTGTTGGTGATAGagattggtttggtttaagGTTTGAGATAAGTTTAGTGATGATTGTCGATTATGACCATACTTACACTAACTGTATTGGTGATAAAATGTTTGATATGTGAAACCGAATTGAGTGATCGAATATTTGTGATTTAGTGATCGGATTACTGATTGCTTGGAGTTTTATTATTGAATGAATGGTTTTTAGATTACAAACTAATGACTGTGACTATTTTGTTTGAATGTTTGGTGATTTATTTCAGCATTAACTGaatgttgtttttttataatcaaaGCAATGACAGGCTGTAAGAAGCGTGGACAGAAGAAGCAGAAtaagaacaacaaaaaaaaaaccacaagaAAAGAGCAGTATGTAGAAGGGCTTTCAACTGGGAATGTAGAAGGAGGCTGAGAAGGAGGCTGGGAAGGAACCTAAGGAAACTCCTACACCACCATGGGGTAGGACTAAGGCAGCCGTGAAGAGATCAACAGAGAAATGGATACCACGTACGAGATTGGTTCTTTCGTGGGATGAAGGGAAAGAGACACAACAACAGTGGACTCTTTCACTTTACAAGAGCAATGGTGTTGATGAGATGGATGAGGGAGCTCCTGTTGTTGATGAGAAAGATGAGGGAGCTCATGTTGTAGATGAGGGAGCTCCTGCTGTTGATGAGACGGATGAGGGAGCTCCTGCTGTGGATAAGGGAACTGAGGGAGCTGAGGGAGATCCTGCTCGTATTGGGGGTGAAGCATAGGCCGAAGGCAATGTCGGTGAGAAAGAATGGTCATGCTCGTAAGTTTACTAACCCAAAGAAGTTCAAAACGCCAGAATAGACAGTAAGGACACGTGCATCATCACGGTGGATTTCCTCTCCTTTCACTGAAGCTGACACCGACGAGATTGAAGGACGCAAGAAGAAGCTTAAAACTGAGGCTTAGTGAACACTTATGTAGGATGTTATGTTTAATACTTATCTCGGCTTTGTTGTGAACTTATCTAGGatgctatgtttttttttggtctgtAAAACTTATGTAGGATGCTTTGTGTTGTGGGATTGTCTTGAAGTAGGGTTGGTCTAATTAAAGATAAGGCAATCCATGTCCTAAGAAAGAAAATTTGTACTATTAGGTTTATTAGGTATTACTAAGACAAAAACATTGTCAACACttcatgaaaataaaaaaaataaacctaagacatgtctaaaacgtgtaacacattgtaaatatatatatatatatatatatggcacatgtctaaaacgtgtaaaagataatattaaacaaacatatttgaatattaaaatgatatttatcttACTCTTAGTAGTACTCAAGGTGGTAGTAATATTTCATTCTTCATAGTAATATTTTTgcaaattataacattttttagtaatacaatgtcattaaactaaattaatcagtaatatcaatatatttaaaCAGTTTTAGATTGTATATAACACATTGGCAgaaaaattttcagaaaatatgtgttttctgaAATTCGTCTCATGATGGCCTTCCCATCAAGACATTAACTAGGAAGTATAAGAGTGTTTTCTATTGAAATGAGAAATTTTCTAACAACTTGAGATTTTAAgagtattttatgtttattttgacAAATAAACACATGCATGGACATATAATCACGTAATATACGagatacatcttttaaaaataaataataaaaaaaaaattaaggttcCTAGAAACATGCATAACAAATAGTAATACAGAGTAATTTTCTTGTAGTTCAGGGTAGTACATAGTAGTTCCTAGTAGTCTATATTACACATAGTAGTTCTAACAATACTAGTAGTTCATGCTTGTTTGAATACAATACCAATGGAAAGTAACTAATCTTCACCATCCCATCTCCATTTGCCTTAATCTTTCTGCATATACACTCGACCAGTTCAGAATATGTAACATCTTCCACATATGTTTTCATCACTAGAGTGTGGATTTGATCTTCTCCCAAGATCCACTTAATCTCAGCCTCATCCTTGATGTAACTTCCTCCATAGTCAAAACATATGATTGTAATAGGAGAAGCCataaaattgtttgaaaaaaaaattatgattagtTAACCATTTAAAGAATATAAGTTGTCCAAGATCTTTGGTACATAGTCGATACAGTAATACAAGTAATACACGTTCACTTTAGTAATACCAGTAGTTCTAGtagttcttataaatttttgctTTTGTCAATTTAACACTTTTAACTGACCAAAAGGATGTTATACAACCCACAATATCGTCTACCACTATTTTAATGCATTATTTTGCTTTAAAACAGtggaaaataagaagaaatatacaaaatctcCGTTAAACATCTCTTTTCATAACAATATACCTAAAACTTCCATTTTTACCTAAAACTTTAGTTTTTCATCGGTTTTAGTCTTTTTAATCAACTAATAACGTGTTATAAAACCCAGTTTATCGTctaacataatttttatgttttttttctttcaaaaccgTGTTAAAAATAGAGAACAATAGAGaatctttttcaaatattattttcatttttctttgaaaGCTCTCACGAATTTTACAGCAATACATTCATATTTTTCGTTACACATAATACATACAACATAAGTAgtatattattatgaaaatttcttaaaaaaatgtatgAATTTACTTCAAAAAAGCTTCAAAATCGCCAAAAGGGAGAAGAATGTCGATGATGGTTAGGGAAAATGGAACAAGATGGGAGAAAAAAGACAAGAGGGACAGATGTTACAAGGAGAGAGGTGGATTGGTGTGGGGTCGCCTGTTAGGTGGCCCAATTGATTGAGGAATTTATTTGGATTGGTCAgcgaaattattttaaaaaaggagAGAGATTGAGGCTAGGGGGACCAcgattttagattaaaaaatagAGATGGATGTATGTGGGGACCATAATAgtgatatattaatataatattaagggTAAAAATGAGAAAAGAAACATGAGAAAAAAAAGTGGGGCAAGTAGAATTTTAGTGTGGcaaatagaatatttttttttcatgtgtgGCTATGAAGAATACTTCCCGTAAATAGTTCAAAACGTTTTGGGATTCCCGCGATCTGTGCGTTCTTATCAAAATTCAAAGTGGTGCGAGGAAAATAGAGTTAGGGgcgaatttaatattttgatacaaAGTAGAGCCCTTGTTGTGTAAACTCGGATTgtcaaaatacaaaaataaatataaacatggAGCTTTGACAACTCCTCCCCTCTTACACTTCAAATTCGAATACCTCTCATCATCGAAACGCTTTAGGTTCAAGCAAAAGCTTTTTGATTCAAAACTAAGTAACCCCACACATTTTGTTTTGCTACTTGACACAATCTTATAATAGTTTGTTCTCAGCAAATAAATAGATGCGAACCAAATTGAATTGTTATTATGTGGGATGTGGCAAATAGAGTTTTCTTCAAAACGTTCATTATTAGAGGTTTCATTCACATCATAACTTCACTATTTTGCCACATATTATCAACCAGAAACTTAGAATATATGTTTTCCTGATATAGTTTAATAAGGTCCTTCAACATCTTTAAGCAAAAGCGACTTTTTTGCCgtgctatatatataaagcatAGACCAGATGGTCATTGCTTACTTTTTGTGAATAGATAGAATCTTTTGGGATAAAAATTAGATAAGAATCTTTAGCTTCCATCAAAAGTTGTGGCAATAATGACTTATAGAAAACTCATTGAGTTGAATAATTTCAATTTTGATTGCTGATATGTATTGATACCGCAACCAAAACATTATATCATTATCACAAATTGGATAAATTGTTCGAAATCCAAAAGTGCTCCAGCAGCATGTATATTACTTTACCTTATAATCTAGTTTATCATTTAATGCAAATTATCTTAGATTttgaatttaatatatttcctatTACAAATTTTATGTGTGTGAAAATGAACCTTTTTATGAATCAACTCGTGGTAATCTAACAGTTAAAAGATTATCTTCTAAGAATTGATCAACCAGTATCGAGTCTTTCACATAtttttacaactttttctatttCGATGTAAAAAATTCtcattttctcaattttttgtttgcttattatAATGTATAGATATGTCATCCACTTCAAATTATAAGTGCATATTTGAACATTAAAAAATCAACAACTAACATATTAtttatgtgaattttttttcttgaatatataaatttatccaCTGTTAAAAAAACACATCGATACTGTAAATCGACTACTTGGGAGTGAATCAATATCAGCATGAAATATGTGAACAAAGCTCACGTctagaataataataataaaattgttaaaattacACAAAACGTGAAAAATGGATGCTGGGGCTAAATCatgaaattataaaacattaggacaaatcaaatattttatgaaagTAACGGGGTTGTGATTGGTTACTTAAAAAATGGGTAGATGTTTCGAATGTTTGTTTCtgttaattaataatagtaCCTTGTCAAACCACCttggtctctttctctctgcctAAGCATCGCTTACGGGACAGGCTGACGAAAAATTTGAATCAGATTCCAAAACAATGCGACTCTCTTAGGGTTTCTTCCTCCCATAGATCTGATCGTCGTCTCCCGAGAAAAATTCAGATCACAGATCGGGTAAATCCTCCCTTGtcgttttttctttcttttcattttggtACAGTAACACCTGAGATTCATCTCACATTTTGCACCATTCTAAGCTAAATCCGTCGGTTCAAATTTCAGATATTCGAAGGGAAGTGAAACAAAGTTTCCAGGTGTAATCAACAGCTTCCTCTCCTCATCAATGTGAGTTTCCTGTGTAATCGCAATCGATTTCTAATTATATGGGAACTTgttgctgatgatgatgatgatgatggtattGACTCTCTGGCTTTAagagttgttgttgttctgGCTCCTCAACGAAGATCGCAGCGCCTCATGGGCGGCCATATGCAGCAGACCACCAATGCTGCTGCGACGGCGCTGTACGATGGGGCTCTGAACAATGCAGGACCTGTAAACGAGGCTGGCGATGCCGCCGTCATGGCGCGGTGGCTCCAGTCCGCTGGTTTACAGCATCTGGGGTCTCCTGTTGCTTCCGCAGGCGTTGATCAGCGTCATCTCCCCAACCAGGTACTAACTAACTAacatgctttttttttctccttttcaaTGGACATCTgcttttatgatttattttggaTTAGGGTTATGGAGCACAGACTGCTGAAGAGAAGCAAAGACTTTTCAAATTAATGAGAAACCTTAATTTGAATGGGGAATCTGCTTCTGAGCCGTATACACCCACTGGTCAAACATCAGCAGCTATACCCTCTTCGGATGGGTTTTATTCGCCTGAGTTTAGGGGTGACTTTGGAGCTGGGTTGCTAGATCTTCACGCAATGGATGACACCGAGCTGCTTTCCGAGGTATGTATGCAAGGGGGAATTAGATCACAGAACTTTACTATTTTTTCCGGTATGTGATCGCATATGGTAGGATCAGGAATATCTTTGAGCTCTATCCTGGCTACTGTTTTTGTTAACATCCccttactattttattttggccCTCACCTGCCGGCTACGTATGGTTCTGCCCCTATATAAATCATCTTTTAGACATCTAAACTTACTAACTTAACCAACATAGTTACTACTTCTGTGGAACTTATCATACAGATAGTGAAGTTAATTAGTTGTGCAAGTAATTCATTAACTTAGAGGAGCTTTTGCTATTAAAAGTAGTTGGGAATGTGGTCTGTTGGAAAGGTTTTCTGTTTGGTGGGATTTTGCTTATCATTTCCTGCCTcttaatgatatttatttcaTCGTAGTAGTTACCAATTCATTCTTTGTGTAAGAAACTCATACTTTATTCACTTTACAGCATGTGATTTCTGAACCGTTTGAGCCATCACCTTTCATGCCAAGTGTCAATCAAGCTTTTGAAGAAGACTTCAGTGTGCCAGCTAACCAGCAACAGCGCCAAGAACAGGACGCTGAACCTTCGAGCCCATTTCCTAGGGGTGAAAAAGAAAGTAGTGGAAGAGAGAACAGTGTAGCCAAAATTAAAGTAGTGGTATGGCATTTCTTTCGACCTCGTTACCTTATTTTCTACTGCTTAGTTGAAATTCAAGCAATGGTCATCATCATTGGAGAactatacatatttacatatttatttcaGGTAAGGAAGAGACCCTTGAATAAAAAGGAAACCGCTAAAAAGGAGGACGATATCATCTCTGTATCTAATAATTCTTTGACAGTTCACGAGACCAAGTTGAAGGTTCGTGTGTGTGGGTACATTAAAAGATAACGATGACATCCATGATTCAGTTCAACGAGATGAAAGGTCATAGACCCTcttcattttatatttctttttctgatATTGAATGAAACTTAATCTTTGTTGCTGCAGGTGGATTTGACTGCATATATGGAAAAACATGAGTTTTGTTTTGACGCTGTTCTGGGTGAGCATGTTTCAAATGACGAGGTAATTTTAATAGCCTTTTGGAATTGAAATCTACCGTCAATCCTAGTAGGAGTGCATTATTGTACGTCAAGATGCAAGATAACATAgactagttttaaaataaaccaacCTTGTGAACTTTAATTATTGTTAACAATTCTGATCAACCACCTTTTCTAGTTTGATTTCCATTTTAAGCTGAACTATATTTTCTAAAGTTGGTTTACTATTCCTTTAATCAGGTGTATCGGACCACGATAGAGCCAATTATTCCCACGATTTTTCAGAGAACCAAAGCTACCTGTTTTGCATATGGTCAAACAGGTACATAATTGCACTTTTGCTCATGGGAATTATGTCTTATAGGTCAATGTTTAATCGTTAACATTATCTTTATGCTTCTGTGACCTTGATTATGTCTTGTTTTAGGTAGCGGTAAGACATTCACAATGAAACCACTGCCTATACGGGCTGTTCAAGATCTAATGAGGATGTTAAGTCAACCAATATATCGTGATCAGAGGCTTAAGTTGTGGCTCAGTTATTTCGAGATATATGGTGGAAAGCTCTACGATCTTCTCTCCGAGAGAAAGTTagtgtttctttttctgttcTCATATCTTTTAAATGTCACATACTCACATTTGGTATGatgagttgttttttttttgctttcggAAAAATGCCGCTGGATAAAACGTCAACACCTTGACCTGGCACATTCAAATTTCTTGTATTCATTTGTATGCCATTGGACATTGTAGTATATAGATTTATACTCTTTTATTAGTCTCCATACTCTGAATACTGTTTGCTTGTATTACAAATGCATGTGAATAGTTGGCTGACTAATTCAGTTGTTACTGAGCAGGAAACTTTGTATGCGAGAAGATGGTAGACAGCAAGTTTGCATTGTTGGCCTGCAAGAGTTTGAAGTTTCGGATATTCAAATTGTAAAGGATTTTATCGACAAAGGGAGTGCTTCAAGGAGCACAGGATCAACCGGCGCCAATGAGGAATCTTCAAGATCGCATGCTATTTTGCAGCTTGTTGTCAAAAAGCATGTGGAGGTAAAAGAAACTCGAcgaaataataatgataataacgAATCACGAGGGAAAGTTGTGGGGAAGATTTCTTTCATTGATCTTGCTGGCAGTGAAAGAGGTGCAGATACCACAGACAATGACCGCCAGACAAGGTAAGGTCATCTTTGTCCTCTGGTAAAAGAGTTTT
It encodes:
- the LOC108848482 gene encoding kinesin-like protein KIN-13A isoform X1 codes for the protein MGGHMQQTTNAAATALYDGALNNAGPVNEAGDAAVMARWLQSAGLQHLGSPVASAGVDQRHLPNQGYGAQTAEEKQRLFKLMRNLNLNGESASEPYTPTGQTSAAIPSSDGFYSPEFRGDFGAGLLDLHAMDDTELLSEHVISEPFEPSPFMPSVNQAFEEDFSVPANQQQRQEQDAEPSSPFPRGEKESSGRENSVAKIKVVVRKRPLNKKETAKKEDDIISVSNNSLTVHETKLKVDLTAYMEKHEFCFDAVLGEHVSNDEVYRTTIEPIIPTIFQRTKATCFAYGQTGSGKTFTMKPLPIRAVQDLMRMLSQPIYRDQRLKLWLSYFEIYGGKLYDLLSERKKLCMREDGRQQVCIVGLQEFEVSDIQIVKDFIDKGSASRSTGSTGANEESSRSHAILQLVVKKHVEVKETRRNNNDNNESRGKVVGKISFIDLAGSERGADTTDNDRQTRIEGAEINKSLLALKECIRALDNDQLHIPFRGSKLTEVLRDSFVGNSRTVMISCISPNEGSCEHTLNTLRYADRVKSLSKSGNSKKDQTFNPLPPANKDVSLASSQLASNDAEDVFEPPQEYNAQETGRRVEKDSSYSTSGIEFKQPTNYPSSYQASFKEESGIPSISMDRGRSDTSNSFGGSTSQRILQSSSSYPQDASDQEEKVKKVSPTRRKVSREEKPERHQNLSKRDSIGASDVPATINFRQLNSSTTSQNSSDAASRQYETITEPPPVDENISALLEEEEALITAHRKEIEDTMEIVREEMKLLAEVDRPGSMIDNYVTQLSFVLSRKAAGLVSLQARLARFQHRLKEQEILSRKRVPR